In Isoptericola jiangsuensis, the following proteins share a genomic window:
- a CDS encoding SixA phosphatase family protein codes for MKQPKHADGASIPGRRLVLLRHAKAEPSSGSLPDHDRPLALNGRKQAGRVGMALTAAGLVPDLALVSSALRTRQTWELARGHLGNGGGKIPAEVRDELYVASIADVLDLVRDVDPSVKTLLVVGHEPTMAATAAYVADKGSDEVALAQVRVGVPTATYSVLHAVKQPWREWGKKSASLVRVGRPS; via the coding sequence ATGAAGCAGCCGAAGCACGCGGACGGCGCCTCGATCCCGGGGCGTCGGCTCGTGCTGCTCCGGCACGCCAAGGCGGAGCCCTCGTCGGGTTCCCTGCCCGACCACGACCGGCCGCTCGCGCTCAACGGGCGCAAGCAGGCCGGTCGGGTCGGGATGGCCCTCACCGCGGCCGGGCTCGTCCCGGACCTCGCGCTCGTGTCGTCCGCGCTGCGCACCCGGCAGACGTGGGAGCTCGCCCGGGGCCACCTCGGCAACGGCGGGGGCAAGATCCCCGCGGAGGTCCGCGACGAGCTCTACGTCGCGAGCATCGCGGACGTGCTCGACCTCGTGCGCGACGTCGACCCGTCGGTCAAGACGCTCCTCGTCGTGGGGCACGAGCCCACGATGGCCGCGACCGCGGCCTACGTCGCGGACAAGGGCTCCGACGAGGTCGCCCTCGCCCAGGTGCGCGTCGGCGTGCCGACGGCGACGTACTCGGTCCTGCACGCCGTGAAGCAGCCGTGGCGCGAGTGGGGCAAGAAGTCCGCGAGCCTGGTGCGGGTCGGGCGCCCGAGCTGA